The following coding sequences are from one Saprospiraceae bacterium window:
- a CDS encoding T9SS type A sorting domain-containing protein, which translates to MLVHLNKLFRNYFQFILIFIVVLPFKGVAQLHDQNWIIGRGEPYKNPIPGASGEGIMQFYFGPELNILLDSTIDNSCYTSFTCACISDKDGRLVAYTDGHNIFDNRHEIMLGGDTINPGNFWAGTLGGSYPLSDGAIFLPIPGKKSEYILLHKRIEFGKVEGRLPQYKCDRLYFSSFHYDDHLGRYVVSEKNNVLIEGEIAENEFAVAKHANGRDYWVVARRIGRPSYYFILVDSSGAHLHHEQQVGTAFIFDDLNGNMIFNREENMLARVIPEEGVELMEFDRCKGLFYNPSIQIFPDTFLINGNVAFSPNSRYLYVNSILHIYQYDISQRFNRRYKPILVGSWDSVLIEDTYSTLFFVGRLALDDKIYYTVFGTNGYYMHTMHRPDAYGKACDFRNHDFRLPNYMNGGLPFFPNFRNERLSESDCDSLSQASSMAAGHYYYNTLCRDQIRLSSSDPDKQYQLELRLYNMEGKLCYHRDFTLQEEINFNLAGVLPGIYILQLFEGGQLKNIDKIVVSY; encoded by the coding sequence ATGTTAGTTCACTTGAATAAGCTTTTTCGGAATTACTTTCAGTTCATTTTGATATTCATAGTAGTATTGCCTTTTAAAGGAGTGGCTCAGCTCCACGACCAAAATTGGATCATAGGTAGGGGTGAGCCTTACAAGAATCCTATCCCCGGTGCCAGTGGAGAAGGTATCATGCAGTTTTACTTCGGACCTGAGCTGAACATACTCCTGGATAGCACTATCGACAACAGTTGCTATACTTCCTTTACCTGTGCTTGTATCTCTGATAAGGATGGCAGACTGGTGGCTTATACCGATGGGCACAATATCTTTGACAATCGGCATGAGATCATGCTGGGCGGAGATACCATCAATCCCGGTAATTTTTGGGCAGGAACCTTAGGCGGAAGTTACCCTCTGAGTGACGGAGCCATCTTTCTACCAATTCCTGGAAAAAAATCCGAGTACATATTATTGCACAAAAGGATTGAATTTGGAAAAGTAGAGGGCAGACTGCCACAGTACAAGTGTGACAGGCTGTACTTCAGCAGTTTTCACTATGACGATCATCTGGGGAGGTATGTCGTCTCCGAGAAGAACAATGTACTGATCGAAGGTGAAATTGCCGAAAATGAATTTGCCGTCGCAAAGCATGCCAATGGGAGGGATTATTGGGTGGTAGCTCGGAGGATAGGCAGACCTTCGTATTATTTTATCCTGGTGGATTCATCAGGAGCGCATCTTCATCACGAGCAGCAAGTTGGTACTGCTTTTATATTCGACGATCTGAATGGCAATATGATATTCAATCGCGAAGAGAATATGCTGGCCAGAGTGATCCCGGAAGAGGGGGTGGAGTTGATGGAGTTTGACCGATGCAAGGGATTGTTTTATAATCCAAGTATCCAGATCTTTCCGGATACCTTCCTGATCAACGGCAACGTCGCATTTTCGCCCAATAGCCGCTACCTGTATGTCAACTCCATACTGCATATCTATCAGTACGATATATCTCAGAGATTTAATCGAAGATACAAGCCCATTCTGGTAGGCAGCTGGGATTCAGTATTGATCGAAGATACCTATAGTACTCTTTTCTTTGTCGGCAGGCTCGCACTGGATGACAAGATCTATTATACCGTGTTCGGAACGAATGGATATTATATGCATACGATGCATCGTCCGGATGCTTATGGAAAGGCCTGTGATTTCCGAAACCATGATTTTCGTTTACCTAATTATATGAATGGAGGACTTCCTTTTTTTCCAAATTTTCGCAATGAGCGGCTATCAGAGAGTGACTGCGATAGCCTGAGTCAAGCCTCGTCTATGGCTGCAGGACATTACTATTATAATACCCTCTGCCGAGATCAAATACGTCTGAGTTCTTCTGATCCTGACAAACAGTATCAGTTGGAGCTAAGACTCTACAATATGGAAGGAAAGTTGTGTTATCATAGAGACTTTACACTACAGGAAGAAATTAATTTTAACTTAGCAGGTGTCCTCCCAGGCATATATATATTACAATTGTTTGAAGGAGGCCAATTAAAAAATATAGATAAAATTGTAGTGAGTTACTAA
- a CDS encoding T9SS type A sorting domain-containing protein yields the protein MNRFFTLLILFHWISVQSYASTSGSEPAVGVLSEIACNDLVNISLDTNCMATVTVPMLLQGNIGPISDYTIHLKYNGQPQNDLILGQQDVGHVIDFTVWHLPSGNSCWGKIKVEEKYPPQMECRQDTVRCNMATTVGAVGFPIPSWIEPSTSVVYDIVNPNRFFVYGWDKCGVVILSYYDQIVKHDCSYDCIATIYRNWTAEDVNGNVSKCTQTICIRQPQTIDLNTLYDYDGISRPHLSCDGVFPKLEDGNPSPEYTGHPVPEACGSFVATYDDLRIDICEGSYKVIRRWTILNWCTKEIIQHNQLIKVIDDKGPKFQSPADFTVGMEPYSCGSNGILPSPLNVEDCAGWRYDIFVKLSQDDELAPLTKDYVIYNSFDKHYHLKGAPPGRVWLVYVLTDSCGNSSRDTTEVGVVDDLPPVAICDQRTVVTLSGDGFAKLFANSLDNGSIDNCTLDSFAVRRMTNSCSLDTSFREYVELCCEDVGDTVMVSFMAVDEYGNSNTCMVQVIVQDKLPPVIVPPTDITINCDYPYDLNHLEEFGSLRTSESDRKQIIIKDPIYSAVGFVAGIDGLVKDNCTLNYRDTFETDIQCHQGVIRRYFYAEDKQGQVATAVQNIYIVKTYLFNQNGKDIEFPQDAIIRTCRNVQTDPKNTGEPIFYNAGCAQVLSTHTDTKLVSQDSACYKIIRKWRVIDWCQYDQRTGAGQWEGTQVIQVKNSEAPNIFSCQDAIFDDKEAYRDPISNLCYGHYDMTALGDDDCTPEAELVWSYKIDIHDDGTYEPEQKGSRAMGVLPVDTHRIRWIVQDKCGNYSQCDRLFVIRDDKKPTPYCKSGIVTVVMQTNGQVLVKAIDLEQNSFDNCTEHSKLVFSFSSDTTIKTILYTCDSLEGQTVINKTVRLYVTDEAGNQDFCETFVRIQDNNNACNNTGIVVSGGIFNMRNEPMLGAQVSVERSSDHQILYSVLSDGAGEYTFQDVKAALFEINAEMGDYITNGVTTYDIVLLQKHILGISEIKDPFKLMAADVNKTNNLTARDISEIRKVILGVSSQFSGVPIWQFVDKRFKYYQQVGWTNAPNKILSSSLNGIYTDVDFVGIKSGDIDQSANFGNQNGIVRQNETRSWKLIKEESNHRVAVVSTQKQLISGFQLALQLGSTQAYNLESGKIQVQADDYLELQQQLRISWAAKSDVSVEKDDVLFYIKSSGSSIPSFELSEIWMPAQVYDAAGNQYSIKLIPNEEYQEKIGSLVLYQNTPNPFSLSTTINFEINVDCEAKLEVFSMTGKKVLSRLMQAKAGINPLIILKSDLDGSGMFYYQIEAKGQKKAQKMILID from the coding sequence ATGAACCGATTTTTTACTTTACTCATCCTTTTTCACTGGATATCCGTCCAGTCTTATGCTTCAACATCCGGCTCTGAGCCGGCAGTAGGAGTACTTTCCGAAATCGCCTGCAACGATCTGGTCAATATTTCGCTGGACACAAACTGTATGGCAACAGTAACAGTACCAATGTTGCTTCAAGGAAACATCGGGCCGATCTCTGATTATACGATACACTTGAAGTATAATGGGCAGCCTCAAAATGATTTGATCTTAGGCCAACAAGATGTCGGTCATGTGATTGATTTTACCGTATGGCACCTACCCTCAGGCAATAGCTGTTGGGGAAAAATCAAAGTTGAAGAAAAGTATCCACCACAAATGGAATGCAGGCAAGATACCGTGAGATGCAATATGGCTACGACAGTGGGCGCTGTTGGTTTTCCAATTCCTTCCTGGATTGAACCTTCAACAAGCGTAGTTTACGATATTGTCAACCCAAACAGGTTTTTTGTTTATGGATGGGATAAATGTGGAGTAGTCATCTTAAGTTATTACGACCAGATCGTAAAACATGACTGTTCTTATGATTGTATAGCGACAATTTATAGAAATTGGACAGCGGAGGATGTCAATGGTAACGTGAGCAAGTGTACACAGACTATTTGCATCAGACAACCTCAAACCATAGATCTGAATACATTATATGATTATGATGGGATTTCAAGACCCCATTTGAGCTGTGATGGTGTATTTCCAAAGTTGGAGGATGGTAATCCCTCTCCGGAATATACAGGTCATCCTGTACCTGAAGCTTGCGGTTCTTTTGTGGCAACCTATGATGATTTGAGGATAGACATATGCGAAGGTTCGTATAAGGTGATTCGTCGCTGGACTATTTTAAATTGGTGTACAAAAGAAATTATCCAACACAATCAACTGATCAAAGTCATCGACGACAAAGGTCCCAAATTTCAAAGTCCGGCTGATTTTACTGTAGGGATGGAACCATACAGCTGTGGTTCTAATGGCATACTTCCATCTCCACTCAATGTAGAGGATTGTGCCGGATGGAGGTACGATATTTTTGTAAAACTTAGTCAAGATGACGAATTAGCTCCATTGACAAAAGATTATGTGATATATAATTCTTTCGATAAACATTATCATTTGAAAGGAGCTCCTCCTGGAAGAGTTTGGTTGGTTTATGTTTTGACTGATAGTTGTGGTAATTCGTCAAGGGATACCACTGAGGTTGGCGTAGTAGATGATCTTCCACCTGTAGCGATATGTGATCAACGCACAGTAGTCACTTTATCAGGAGATGGTTTTGCAAAATTGTTTGCAAACTCTCTCGATAATGGATCTATAGATAATTGTACGCTGGATTCTTTTGCAGTGAGAAGGATGACAAATTCATGTAGCCTGGATACCAGTTTCAGGGAATACGTAGAGCTTTGTTGTGAAGACGTAGGAGATACTGTGATGGTTTCATTCATGGCTGTAGATGAATATGGCAATAGTAATACATGTATGGTTCAGGTGATCGTTCAGGATAAATTACCGCCGGTTATTGTACCACCGACAGACATTACAATCAATTGTGACTACCCATATGATTTGAATCATCTTGAAGAATTCGGATCTCTCAGAACCAGTGAAAGCGATCGCAAGCAGATTATAATCAAAGATCCAATTTATAGTGCTGTTGGATTCGTTGCAGGAATAGATGGACTTGTAAAGGATAATTGTACCTTGAACTACAGAGATACATTTGAGACAGATATTCAATGTCACCAGGGAGTAATTCGAAGGTATTTCTATGCAGAAGATAAGCAAGGACAAGTAGCAACTGCAGTGCAAAACATATATATCGTCAAAACTTATTTATTCAATCAAAACGGAAAGGATATAGAATTTCCTCAAGATGCAATAATCAGGACTTGCAGAAATGTACAAACAGATCCAAAGAATACAGGCGAACCAATTTTTTATAACGCTGGTTGTGCACAAGTACTGTCAACACATACCGACACAAAATTGGTATCGCAAGATAGTGCATGTTATAAAATAATTAGAAAATGGAGAGTGATCGATTGGTGTCAATATGATCAAAGAACAGGAGCAGGGCAATGGGAAGGCACACAAGTCATCCAAGTTAAAAACTCTGAAGCTCCAAACATTTTCTCCTGTCAGGATGCCATTTTCGACGACAAGGAAGCATATAGAGATCCGATTTCAAATTTATGTTACGGCCATTATGATATGACTGCGCTTGGAGATGACGATTGTACTCCGGAGGCTGAATTGGTTTGGTCTTATAAGATAGATATTCATGATGATGGCACATATGAACCAGAACAAAAAGGATCCAGAGCTATGGGTGTACTTCCTGTAGATACTCATCGGATCCGTTGGATCGTACAAGATAAATGTGGAAATTATTCTCAGTGTGACAGATTATTTGTGATACGTGATGATAAGAAACCAACACCATATTGTAAAAGCGGTATAGTGACAGTGGTGATGCAGACCAATGGTCAGGTCTTGGTAAAAGCAATAGATCTTGAACAAAATAGTTTTGACAACTGTACTGAGCATTCAAAACTTGTATTTTCTTTTTCATCTGATACAACGATCAAAACCATATTATATACCTGTGATAGTCTTGAAGGACAAACTGTAATCAACAAGACTGTACGGCTGTATGTTACAGATGAAGCAGGCAATCAAGACTTCTGTGAAACATTTGTAAGAATTCAGGATAATAATAATGCTTGCAACAACACAGGCATTGTGGTTTCAGGAGGAATTTTCAATATGCGCAATGAGCCAATGCTCGGAGCTCAGGTGTCTGTGGAACGATCATCAGATCATCAAATCTTGTATTCAGTACTTTCAGATGGGGCAGGAGAATATACATTTCAAGATGTAAAAGCGGCTTTATTTGAAATAAATGCAGAAATGGGTGACTATATCACAAATGGAGTAACTACTTATGATATAGTATTATTGCAAAAACATATTCTAGGGATTTCAGAAATAAAAGATCCGTTCAAGTTGATGGCAGCTGACGTCAATAAAACAAATAATCTTACTGCAAGAGACATCAGTGAAATCAGAAAAGTAATCTTGGGAGTAAGCAGCCAGTTTTCAGGGGTGCCTATATGGCAGTTTGTTGACAAAAGATTCAAATACTATCAACAAGTGGGTTGGACCAATGCTCCAAATAAAATATTGAGCAGCAGTCTGAATGGTATTTATACTGATGTAGACTTTGTTGGGATTAAAAGTGGCGATATAGATCAGTCGGCTAATTTTGGTAATCAAAATGGAATAGTACGACAGAATGAAACTCGTAGTTGGAAGTTAATCAAGGAAGAAAGTAACCATCGTGTTGCCGTCGTATCCACTCAGAAGCAATTGATTTCAGGATTCCAGTTAGCACTACAGTTAGGATCAACTCAAGCTTATAATTTGGAAAGTGGAAAAATTCAAGTCCAGGCAGACGATTATCTTGAGCTTCAGCAGCAGTTGAGAATTTCATGGGCGGCAAAATCAGATGTATCGGTAGAAAAGGACGATGTATTGTTTTATATTAAATCATCCGGCTCATCAATACCTTCATTTGAACTAAGCGAAATTTGGATGCCGGCACAAGTATATGATGCGGCCGGAAATCAATACTCGATTAAGTTGATCCCGAATGAAGAGTATCAGGAGAAAATTGGATCATTGGTTCTATACCAAAATACACCTAATCCATTTTCTCTGAGCACTACGATTAATTTTGAAATAAATGTGGACTGTGAGGCTAAGTTGGAAGTATTTTCCATGACAGGAAAGAAAGTATTGTCAAGATTGATGCAAGCAAAAGCGGGAATCAATCCTCTTATTATATTAAAATCAGATCTTGACGGCTCAGGTATGTTCTATTATCAGATCGAGGCAAAGGGCCAGAAAAAAGCTCAAAAAATGATATTAATAGACTGA